The Dioscorea cayenensis subsp. rotundata cultivar TDr96_F1 chromosome 7, TDr96_F1_v2_PseudoChromosome.rev07_lg8_w22 25.fasta, whole genome shotgun sequence genome includes a region encoding these proteins:
- the LOC120264490 gene encoding protein VAPYRIN-LIKE-like produces the protein MDRLVSVDLKELEIEYRPSRRCRSSTFIITNLMHTMSVAIHLTTTPPTSHLFSILPSNSPLSLSILPPLSFASFSLSLSSSSSSPPPISASLLVRSTLLPTGTASSAALLRLFSLPGPHLFRDASLPIYLTGPHVLHSLLHSPSSETLDISSLISKAASSCSSSDLSSLLLLAAAGSRLHILSALISAGADVNFLPSDGKPPITLAVLSGCPDSVSTLLSAGAKPNPDLIHAAAASGFAQIVAILASTRSDGNPVDSTGRSPLHAAAAGGHLEAARVCVSVLGSDPDLADSAGWTPLHCAAFAGGPAELVEYLIGVSGFDARRALTRIGRKTAFELAVERGHEELYEALRPDEVGVMRGTCKGDVSELRSRGRDGVDRRDQNGWTALHRAAFKGRTEVVTALVEMGASVDAVDDGGFTPLHRAVEAGHGDVAVWLVRNGAARAGIKGLKGMEKWRGMLLDDATCTAGCAGDRDDDVDKKKIGNSFYLENHQTRRGIEA, from the coding sequence ATGGACAGGCTAGTGAGCGTGGACCTGAAGGAGCTAGAGATAGAGTACCGTCCATCTCGCCGGTGCCGTTCCTCCACCTTCATCATCACCAACCTCATGCACACCATGTCCGTCGCCATACACCTCACCACTACCCCTCCTACTTCTCATCTCTTCTCCATCCTCCCTTCCAActcacctctctctctctccatcctCCCCCCTCTCTCCTTCGCTTCCTTCTCCCTTTccctttcctcttcttcctcatctCCTCCTCCAATCTCCGCCTCTCTCCTCGTCCGCTCCACCCTTCTCCCCACCGGCACCGCCTCCTCCGCCGCCCTTCTCCGCCTCTTCTCCCTCCCCGGCCCTCACCTCTTCCGCGACGCCTCCCTTCCCATATACCTCACCGGTCCCCACGTCCTCCATTCCCTCCTCCACTCTCCTTCTTCCGAAACCCTCGACATCTCCTCCCTCATCTCCAAGGCCGCCTCCTCTTGCTCCTCTTCAGACCtctcctccctcctcctcctcgccgCCGCCGGATCCCGCCTTCACATCCTCTCCGCCCTCATCTCCGCCGGTGCCGACGTCAACTTCCTTCCCTCCGATGGCAAGCCCCCGATCACCCTTGCCGTCCTCTCCGGCTGCCCTGATTCCGTCTCCACCCTCCTCTCCGCCGGAGCGAAACCAAATCCTGACCTAATCCACGCCGCCGCCGCATCCGGCTTCGCTCAGATCGTCGCCATTCTCGCCTCTACGAGATCTGATGGTAATCCCGTTGACTCCACCGGCCGGAGCCCTCTCCACGCCGCGGCGGCGGGAGGCCATCTGGAAGCCGCTAGGGTTTGTGTCTCCGTCCTCGGATCGGATCCGGATCTCGCCGATTCCGCCGGGTGGACTCCGCTCCACTGCGCCGCCTTCGCCGGCGGCCCCGCCGAGCTCGTCGAGTACCTCATCGGCGTCTCTGGCTTCGACGCCCGCCGTGCGCTGACGAGGATCGGCCGGAAAACCGCTTTCGAGCTCGCCGTGGAACGCGGGCACGAAGAGCTTTATGAGGCTTTGCGGCCCGACGAGGTCGGGGTTATGCGTGGCACGTGCAAGGGTGACGTCAGCGAGTTACGATCCCGAGGCAGAGATGGAGTTGATCGGAGGGACCAAAATGGGTGGACGGCGCTGCATAGAGCGGCGTTTAAGGGGAGGACGGAGGTTGTGACGGCGTTAGTGGAGATGGGGGCGAGTGTTGACGCCGTTGATGACGGCGGGTTCACGCCGTTACACAGGGCGGTTGAGGCGGGGCACGGTGACGTGGCGGTGTGGCTCGTGCGGAACGGGGCAGCACGTGCGGGGATCAAGGGGTTGAAGGGGATGGAGAAGTGGCGGGGGATGTTGCTGGATGATGCCACGTGTACGGCCGGATGTGCTGGTGATCGTGATGATGACGtggataaaaagaaaattggaaactctttttatttagaaaaccaTCAAACAAGAAGAGGGATTGAAGCTTGA